From one Thermatribacter velox genomic stretch:
- a CDS encoding aldehyde dehydrogenase, which yields MIRKLMIINNQFVDSINGEYLEVINPATEEKMGEVPRATKEQVEEAVKSAHRAFQTWSKLTPFDRARYMHKAADIIEQKAEEIGRVLTAEEGKPLKEGISEVKGSAEVIRYFAEGAKRVFGEIIPLNKGNVESLVIKQPAGVVAAISPWNYPVQLLSWKVGAALAAGCTVVAKPPSETPISPLMFLECFVEAGLPEGVVNGITGSGSVIGKALVLHPLVKKVSFTGSTEAGKQVMSYCAEGVKRVTLELGGQSPLIVFEDADFDEAVKGAVRRSFRNMGQVCNAINRIYVQRSVYDRFLEAFVEGTRKLRIGNGLTDPDVDLGPMVSLSTLEKVKEHVEDAIKKGARLLYGGKKPEGEAFKKGYFFEPTILADTTHEMLIMKEETFGPAVGVMPFDSLDEVIDWANSTRYGLAAYVYTSNINIARKVCLGLECGNIGLNNVDVATIYAPYTGWKESGFGTDLGPGGIESYLEVKHIKVTYK from the coding sequence ATGATTCGAAAACTGATGATAATTAATAATCAATTCGTGGATTCGATTAACGGGGAATACCTTGAGGTTATCAACCCAGCTACTGAAGAGAAAATGGGGGAAGTTCCCAGGGCTACCAAAGAACAGGTAGAGGAAGCTGTAAAGTCTGCTCATAGAGCTTTTCAAACCTGGTCTAAACTTACTCCCTTTGATAGAGCACGTTACATGCATAAAGCTGCGGATATAATTGAACAGAAAGCTGAAGAAATTGGACGGGTGCTTACTGCTGAAGAAGGTAAACCCTTAAAGGAGGGTATAAGCGAGGTTAAAGGTTCTGCAGAGGTAATCAGATATTTTGCAGAGGGTGCGAAAAGAGTATTTGGAGAAATTATCCCCTTAAATAAAGGTAACGTTGAAAGCCTGGTTATTAAGCAACCAGCAGGTGTAGTTGCAGCTATTTCTCCCTGGAACTATCCGGTGCAGCTCCTTTCCTGGAAAGTTGGTGCGGCTCTGGCCGCAGGGTGCACGGTGGTGGCCAAACCTCCTTCGGAAACGCCAATTTCACCGTTGATGTTTTTGGAGTGCTTCGTTGAAGCGGGGCTTCCTGAAGGTGTAGTCAATGGAATTACAGGTTCTGGCTCAGTGATTGGCAAAGCACTGGTTTTGCACCCTTTGGTAAAAAAGGTGAGTTTTACAGGTTCTACTGAAGCAGGAAAGCAGGTTATGAGTTACTGTGCGGAAGGGGTAAAAAGGGTAACTCTGGAATTAGGAGGTCAGTCACCGCTTATTGTGTTCGAAGATGCGGATTTTGATGAAGCAGTCAAGGGTGCAGTACGGAGATCTTTCCGTAATATGGGACAGGTGTGCAACGCTATCAATCGGATTTACGTGCAGCGTTCCGTTTATGACAGGTTTTTAGAAGCTTTTGTCGAAGGAACCAGAAAGTTGCGAATTGGGAACGGCTTGACCGATCCGGATGTGGACCTGGGTCCAATGGTAAGTTTGAGCACTCTGGAAAAAGTTAAAGAACACGTAGAGGATGCGATAAAAAAAGGAGCCAGGTTGCTTTACGGAGGCAAAAAGCCCGAAGGAGAAGCTTTTAAGAAAGGTTATTTCTTTGAACCTACTATCTTAGCTGATACCACACATGAAATGCTAATCATGAAAGAAGAAACTTTTGGTCCAGCAGTTGGAGTGATGCCTTTCGATAGCCTTGATGAAGTAATTGATTGGGCTAATTCCACGAGATACGGTCTTGCTGCTTATGTGTATACTTCAAACATTAATATTGCTCGCAAGGTTTGTTTAGGTCTTGAGTGCGGAAACATCGGGTTAAATAATGTTGATGTGGCCACAATTTATGCTCCTTACACCGGTTGGAAGGAAAGCGGTTTTGGCACTGACCTTGGCCCGGGTGGAATAGAGTCGTATCTGGAGGTTAAGCATATTAAAGTAACCTATAAGTAA